Proteins encoded by one window of Streptacidiphilus sp. PB12-B1b:
- a CDS encoding roadblock/LC7 domain-containing protein produces the protein MTDLTTLANSVQDTDPADAGTYDMLRNALAAVPGVRGLVLLSNDGIPKAAFGVELDDAQRITAACSGMASLADHLSNGVGGGPVLHTVVSMRQRSIVVTSCGRNSTLCVALDSTTPIGLAMMEITRTARAYAEQMGTRSRPDLPAR, from the coding sequence GTGACCGACCTGACCACGCTCGCCAACTCCGTCCAGGACACCGACCCGGCCGACGCCGGCACCTACGACATGCTGCGCAACGCGCTGGCGGCCGTCCCCGGCGTACGCGGCCTGGTGCTGCTGTCCAACGACGGCATCCCCAAGGCCGCGTTCGGCGTCGAACTGGACGACGCCCAGCGGATCACCGCCGCCTGCTCCGGCATGGCCAGCCTCGCCGACCACCTCTCCAACGGCGTCGGCGGCGGCCCGGTGCTGCACACCGTGGTCAGCATGCGGCAGCGCAGCATCGTCGTCACCTCCTGCGGGCGCAACAGCACGCTGTGCGTGGCGCTGGACTCCACCACCCCGATCGGCCTGGCGATGATGGAGATCACCCGCACGGCGCGCGCCTACGCCGAGCAGATGGGTACCCGGTCGCGTCCGGACCTCCCGGCCCGCTGA
- a CDS encoding GntR family transcriptional regulator: protein MALKRTSLPRTAEAVALVELRDAIVRGDLPPGSQIRQSAAAEQLGLSVIPVREALKTLASEGMVVYQAQRGYTVAQLHPESVDGIFRVRELLEAEAETAAAARLRPEDLAAMRAALEEQCAATEAGDAHAGITANRRFHFALLDRCDNEWLLRFVRQLWDALEPHRALAYRRTAAGGDRARAEEILREHGAIVDAFEAGEAASALALLSAHRRNGQGDFHRLLAAVDAAPVSPGAAAR, encoded by the coding sequence GTGGCCCTCAAACGAACCTCCCTGCCCCGCACCGCCGAGGCCGTCGCCCTGGTCGAGCTGCGCGACGCCATCGTCCGGGGCGATCTGCCGCCCGGCTCGCAGATCCGGCAGAGCGCCGCCGCGGAGCAGCTGGGGCTGAGCGTGATCCCGGTCCGCGAGGCGCTGAAGACCCTGGCCAGCGAGGGCATGGTGGTCTACCAGGCGCAGCGCGGCTACACCGTGGCCCAACTGCACCCCGAGAGCGTGGACGGCATCTTCCGGGTGCGGGAGCTGCTGGAGGCCGAGGCCGAGACCGCCGCCGCCGCCCGGCTGCGCCCGGAGGACCTGGCCGCCATGCGGGCGGCACTGGAGGAGCAGTGCGCCGCCACCGAGGCGGGCGACGCGCACGCGGGGATCACCGCCAACCGGCGGTTCCACTTCGCCCTGCTGGACCGCTGCGACAACGAGTGGCTGCTGCGCTTCGTGCGCCAGCTGTGGGACGCCCTGGAGCCGCACCGCGCACTGGCCTACCGGCGCACCGCCGCCGGGGGCGACCGTGCCCGCGCGGAGGAGATCCTGCGCGAGCACGGCGCGATCGTGGACGCCTTCGAGGCCGGGGAGGCCGCCTCGGCGCTGGCCCTGCTGTCGGCCCACCGCCGCAACGGCCAGGGCGACTTCCACCGGCTGCTGGCGGCGGTCGATGCCGCCCCGGTCAGCCCCGGGGCAGCTGCTCGCTGA
- a CDS encoding DUF742 domain-containing protein: MPDQSARRTRLFALTPAGALPQSPFAMHSFVTAAVPVEQVGGLPREWQGAMDLCQDSRAVAEVAARLGLPLTTVIGMLTELAARGLVHHQPPMTENQAADVTLLRRIKHGLQAL; encoded by the coding sequence ATGCCCGACCAATCCGCACGCCGTACGCGCCTGTTCGCGCTGACCCCGGCAGGCGCCCTCCCCCAGTCGCCCTTCGCCATGCACTCGTTCGTCACCGCCGCCGTCCCGGTCGAGCAGGTCGGCGGCCTGCCCCGCGAATGGCAGGGCGCCATGGACCTGTGCCAGGACTCCCGGGCCGTGGCCGAGGTCGCCGCGCGCCTCGGCCTGCCGCTGACGACCGTGATCGGGATGCTCACCGAACTGGCCGCGCGCGGCCTGGTCCACCACCAACCACCCATGACCGAGAACCAGGCAGCCGATGTCACTCTCCTCCGCCGCATCAAACACGGCCTCCAGGCCCTCTGA
- a CDS encoding calmodulin-binding protein, whose protein sequence is MRRMFTRICSLAAVAMLPVSLAQPAQAERPVAPVARAAAVAPAYFEMTDITRHVFVVKLTQEDDIRHARELVRGETSDEPHLIGRIIKRRAEYNGRWDFQLDPETVSFYNYAIEVCDATIPYVNDHLDEAGGPFLPGLYWCPWTSRLIKEVPAP, encoded by the coding sequence ATGCGACGCATGTTCACCCGGATCTGCAGCCTCGCGGCTGTGGCCATGCTTCCCGTCTCCCTGGCCCAGCCCGCCCAGGCCGAGCGTCCTGTAGCCCCGGTGGCCCGGGCTGCGGCGGTCGCCCCCGCCTACTTCGAGATGACCGACATCACGCGTCACGTCTTCGTGGTCAAGCTGACCCAGGAGGACGACATCAGGCACGCCCGCGAGCTGGTGCGCGGCGAGACCAGCGACGAGCCGCACCTGATCGGGCGGATCATCAAGCGCCGCGCCGAGTACAACGGCCGCTGGGACTTCCAGCTCGACCCGGAGACGGTGAGTTTCTACAACTACGCCATCGAGGTCTGCGACGCGACCATCCCCTACGTCAACGACCACCTGGACGAGGCCGGCGGCCCGTTCCTGCCCGGCCTCTACTGGTGCCCGTGGACCTCGCGGCTGATCAAGGAGGTCCCGGCGCCGTAG
- a CDS encoding glutamine synthetase family protein: MTSGLLTPDHLRQQVASGRIDTVLLAVADGQGRLKGKEYDASVYLDRIAGGGAAEVCAYVFATDVEMRPVDGFALTSWDGGYGDLPLEPVAATARLLPWLPRTALVLADALGPGGQPLAVSPRTMLRRQLDALAEHGLRVKAGVETEFTLYHGPLGEAAARGFTGLTPVAWDNRDYALDQPRVLSRFSRRLRTALAGAGLPVEAVKTEGAPGQVEVTFPYGDALAACDGHLLFKHATRAVAERCGLAATFMAAPADGVGNGLHLHLSLWRGEPGEPGEQAVLADAGDGEELSGVGRRAVAGLLEALPQLVPLYAPTTNSYKRYQDHSFAPTRFGWGRDNRGCAVRVVGHGAGLHLEIRLPGADANPYLALAAVLAAVRHGLEGDRQPPKPVAGDAYRHGEAALVPRTLHEALAAFQDSALAARLLGAEVAAHYAQAARIELDVQRAQVTDVERRRGFAQA; encoded by the coding sequence GTGACGTCCGGTCTGCTCACCCCCGACCACCTGCGCCAGCAGGTCGCCTCCGGCCGGATCGACACGGTGCTGCTCGCCGTCGCCGACGGCCAGGGGCGGCTCAAGGGCAAGGAGTACGACGCCTCCGTCTACCTGGACCGCATCGCCGGGGGCGGGGCGGCCGAGGTGTGCGCCTACGTCTTCGCCACCGACGTGGAGATGCGCCCGGTCGACGGCTTCGCGCTGACCTCCTGGGACGGCGGCTACGGCGACCTGCCGCTGGAGCCGGTCGCCGCGACCGCACGGCTGCTGCCCTGGCTGCCGCGCACCGCCCTGGTGCTGGCCGACGCCCTGGGCCCGGGCGGACAGCCGCTGGCCGTCTCCCCGCGCACCATGCTGCGCCGCCAGCTGGACGCCCTGGCCGAGCACGGCCTGCGGGTCAAGGCCGGTGTGGAGACCGAGTTCACCCTCTACCACGGCCCGCTGGGCGAGGCCGCGGCCCGGGGCTTCACCGGGCTGACCCCGGTGGCCTGGGACAACCGCGACTACGCGCTGGACCAGCCGCGGGTGCTGTCGCGGTTCTCCCGCCGGCTGCGGACGGCGCTGGCCGGCGCCGGGCTGCCGGTGGAGGCGGTCAAGACCGAGGGCGCCCCGGGCCAGGTGGAGGTGACCTTCCCCTACGGCGACGCGCTCGCCGCCTGCGACGGGCACCTGCTGTTCAAGCACGCCACCCGGGCCGTCGCCGAGCGCTGCGGGTTGGCCGCCACCTTCATGGCCGCGCCCGCCGACGGCGTCGGCAACGGCCTGCACCTGCACCTGTCGCTGTGGCGGGGCGAACCGGGAGAGCCGGGCGAGCAGGCCGTGCTGGCCGACGCCGGTGACGGCGAGGAGCTGTCCGGGGTCGGGCGCCGGGCCGTCGCCGGGCTGCTGGAGGCGCTGCCGCAGCTCGTCCCGCTGTACGCCCCCACCACCAACTCCTACAAGCGCTACCAGGACCACTCGTTCGCGCCCACCCGCTTCGGCTGGGGCCGCGACAACCGCGGCTGCGCGGTCCGCGTGGTCGGCCACGGCGCGGGGCTGCACCTGGAGATCCGGCTCCCGGGCGCGGACGCCAACCCGTACCTGGCGCTGGCCGCCGTGCTGGCCGCCGTCCGGCACGGCCTGGAGGGCGACCGGCAGCCGCCCAAACCGGTGGCGGGCGACGCCTACCGGCACGGCGAGGCCGCCCTGGTGCCGCGCACCCTGCACGAGGCCCTGGCCGCCTTCCAGGACAGCGCCCTGGCCGCCCGGCTGCTGGGCGCCGAGGTGGCCGCGCACTACGCCCAGGCGGCCCGGATCGAGCTGGACGTCCAGCGCGCCCAGGTCACCGACGTCGAGCGGCGCAGAGGCTTCGCCCAGGCGTAG
- a CDS encoding NADPH-dependent F420 reductase, which yields MKIGIIGAGNIGGNLARRFTAVGHEVSIANSRGPETLADIAAETGATAVPVEQVARGAQVVVVSVPLKNVPDLPAGLLDGVAPGFAVLETGNYYPQQRDGRIAEIEDGLTESRWTAQHLGHTVVKAFNGTYAAHLVEKPLPAGAPGRLAVPVAGDDEDAKRVIRALIDEIGFDTVDAGGLDESWRQQPGTPVYGLVGDVDAVTKALAEASPERPADHRA from the coding sequence ATGAAGATCGGGATTATCGGAGCCGGGAACATCGGCGGCAACCTGGCCCGCCGGTTCACCGCCGTCGGCCACGAGGTGTCCATCGCCAACAGTCGGGGGCCGGAGACCCTGGCCGACATCGCCGCGGAGACCGGCGCCACCGCCGTCCCGGTGGAGCAGGTGGCGCGCGGCGCGCAGGTGGTCGTGGTCTCCGTGCCGCTGAAGAACGTCCCCGACCTGCCCGCCGGGCTGCTGGACGGGGTCGCGCCCGGGTTCGCGGTCCTGGAGACCGGCAACTACTACCCGCAGCAGCGGGACGGGCGCATCGCCGAGATCGAGGACGGCCTGACCGAGAGCCGCTGGACCGCGCAGCACCTCGGCCACACCGTGGTCAAGGCGTTCAACGGCACCTACGCTGCCCACCTGGTGGAGAAGCCGCTGCCCGCGGGCGCGCCGGGCCGGTTGGCGGTGCCGGTGGCCGGGGACGACGAGGACGCCAAGCGGGTGATCCGCGCGCTGATCGACGAGATCGGCTTCGACACCGTCGACGCCGGCGGGCTGGACGAGTCCTGGCGGCAGCAGCCCGGCACCCCGGTCTACGGCCTGGTCGGCGACGTGGACGCGGTCACCAAGGCGCTGGCCGAGGCCAGCCCCGAGCGGCCCGCCGACCACCGGGCCTGA
- a CDS encoding phosphodiester glycosidase family protein codes for MALNRQDACDSPELSGEGPPPSHPVPAPGGRRRRGALLWSALTVPIVGLALAVYCIHAALAAPGRQGATAKLARWGRCHHLVVVADLVDGRARAHSAPSAECSPDGYAELRREDHPDHAARLARSAAARAAAAVIPLHRPVRPLVSPALPGEGVFTPLVTVKGQPVLQSATMRPDDSDSDFPVGVVWMHRTALRFELHPGVSEPGGDWPVPATLAPGRRTGLVAAYNGGFKLSNGDSHGGFYLDGRYGAPLVDGAASEVFHRDGSLTVGAWNRDVAMAPDVVGVRQCLVPLVSGGAVTEAVQDGGVDVWGLTDGGNSYVPRSGVGVDRNGDVIYVGGRLLSVETLATVLQRAGAVNAMMLDINLSWPSFISYDGSRDPHDPVPHNLVNFVRDPTRYYDESSRDFVAVYARG; via the coding sequence ATGGCATTGAACAGGCAGGACGCGTGCGATTCGCCTGAGCTGTCCGGGGAGGGCCCGCCTCCGAGCCACCCGGTTCCGGCCCCCGGGGGCCGCCGTCGGCGCGGGGCGCTGCTGTGGTCGGCGCTGACCGTCCCGATCGTGGGGCTGGCGCTGGCCGTCTACTGCATCCACGCCGCGCTGGCCGCGCCCGGCAGGCAGGGGGCCACGGCCAAGCTCGCCCGCTGGGGCCGCTGCCACCACCTGGTGGTGGTCGCCGACCTGGTCGACGGCCGTGCCCGCGCCCACAGCGCCCCCTCGGCGGAGTGCTCGCCGGACGGCTACGCGGAGCTGCGCCGGGAGGACCACCCGGACCACGCGGCCCGGCTCGCCCGTTCGGCGGCGGCCCGGGCGGCGGCCGCGGTGATCCCGCTGCACCGGCCGGTGCGTCCGCTGGTCTCCCCGGCGCTGCCCGGGGAGGGCGTCTTCACCCCGCTGGTCACGGTCAAGGGGCAGCCGGTGCTGCAGAGCGCGACCATGCGCCCGGACGACTCCGACAGCGACTTCCCGGTCGGGGTGGTGTGGATGCACCGCACGGCGCTGCGCTTCGAACTGCACCCGGGCGTCTCGGAGCCGGGCGGCGACTGGCCGGTCCCGGCGACGCTGGCACCGGGACGTCGCACCGGCCTGGTCGCCGCCTACAACGGCGGCTTCAAGCTCTCCAACGGCGACTCGCACGGCGGCTTCTACCTGGACGGCCGCTACGGCGCGCCGCTGGTCGACGGCGCGGCCTCGGAGGTGTTCCACCGGGACGGCTCGCTGACCGTCGGGGCCTGGAACCGGGACGTCGCCATGGCCCCGGACGTGGTCGGCGTGCGGCAGTGCCTGGTGCCGCTGGTCTCCGGCGGAGCGGTCACCGAGGCCGTCCAGGACGGCGGCGTGGACGTGTGGGGGCTGACCGACGGGGGCAACTCCTACGTGCCGCGCTCCGGGGTCGGCGTCGATCGCAACGGCGACGTCATCTACGTGGGCGGCCGGCTGCTGTCCGTGGAGACCCTGGCCACGGTGCTGCAACGGGCCGGGGCGGTGAACGCGATGATGCTGGACATCAACCTCAGCTGGCCCTCGTTCATCTCCTACGACGGCAGCCGCGACCCGCACGACCCGGTCCCGCACAACCTGGTGAACTTCGTCCGCGACCCCACCCGCTACTACGACGAGTCCAGCCGGGACTTCGTCGCGGTGTACGCACGCGGGTGA
- a CDS encoding sensor histidine kinase KdpD → MPPFTPATAQPANAGPLPLRTLLRLVAAVVTLACAALVATCTAVMLTQADAFRSGDLQVAGAAALLHRDAYALAGAGAAVVAAVLTISLATSRTIVRRAEHAQKTALSVAQHQIPDLVRRLQAGEQADVGTLPRLSGHRDEFGVINDAMARLSRLASDSAQTVYLERDGFTRFATATAARALVAAGTVLAGMDELQRRPGLDTASRQELSRLDQVTVRLRRQLENLLLLTGGAIPDPHTEPVPVGNLILDAIGEVSQRERVRVDFGAQGYVAPEAAGALTHLLAELIENALAFSPPQLTVVLRSSATAGGIAFEIEDRGHGLTAPVLEQLNRRLQVAPLYAELAEFQQLGLFVVGRLAAQLDLSARLRPSAFDGVSAVVHVPARLLVDGTARERTPDAPRDPLGADARQAPVPLPPQAPAEPPAATPAPPTAAGPAAATAAAGPRPEPAGRGAARARPTLAVVHAAHLERTEDGLPQRIPGAHIAAPLQQRPARPADSSTGYGDDERTPEELAALFAHYPIADQQEDSP, encoded by the coding sequence ATGCCGCCCTTCACCCCAGCGACCGCCCAGCCGGCCAACGCCGGTCCGCTGCCGCTCCGCACCCTGCTGCGCCTGGTCGCGGCCGTGGTCACGCTCGCCTGCGCGGCGCTGGTCGCCACCTGCACCGCCGTCATGCTGACCCAGGCCGACGCCTTCCGCTCCGGCGACCTCCAGGTGGCGGGAGCCGCCGCGCTGCTGCACCGGGACGCCTACGCCCTGGCCGGGGCCGGGGCCGCGGTGGTGGCCGCCGTGCTCACCATCAGCCTGGCGACCAGCCGGACCATCGTCCGCCGGGCCGAGCACGCCCAGAAGACCGCGCTCTCCGTCGCCCAGCACCAGATCCCCGACCTGGTGCGCCGGCTGCAGGCGGGCGAACAGGCCGATGTCGGCACGCTGCCCCGGCTCAGCGGGCACCGCGACGAGTTCGGCGTCATCAACGACGCCATGGCCCGGCTGTCCCGGCTCGCCAGCGACTCCGCCCAGACCGTCTACCTGGAGCGCGACGGCTTCACCCGGTTCGCCACCGCCACCGCCGCCCGCGCCCTGGTCGCCGCCGGGACGGTGCTCGCCGGTATGGACGAACTCCAGCGCCGCCCCGGCCTGGACACCGCCAGCCGACAGGAGCTGTCCCGGCTGGACCAGGTCACCGTGCGCCTGCGGCGGCAGCTGGAGAACCTGCTGCTGCTCACCGGCGGCGCCATTCCCGATCCGCACACCGAACCCGTCCCGGTCGGCAACCTGATCCTGGACGCCATCGGCGAGGTCTCCCAGCGCGAGCGGGTACGCGTCGACTTCGGCGCACAGGGCTACGTCGCGCCGGAGGCGGCCGGTGCGCTGACCCACCTGCTGGCCGAGCTGATCGAGAACGCGCTGGCCTTCTCGCCGCCGCAGCTCACCGTGGTGCTGCGGTCCTCGGCGACCGCGGGCGGCATCGCCTTCGAGATCGAGGACCGCGGCCACGGCCTGACCGCCCCCGTCCTGGAGCAGCTCAACCGCCGGCTCCAGGTCGCCCCGCTCTACGCCGAGCTGGCCGAGTTCCAGCAGCTCGGACTGTTCGTGGTGGGTCGGCTCGCGGCGCAGCTGGACCTGTCCGCCCGGCTGCGCCCGTCCGCGTTCGACGGCGTGTCAGCGGTCGTGCACGTCCCCGCGCGGCTGCTGGTCGACGGCACGGCCCGGGAACGCACCCCGGACGCCCCCCGCGACCCGCTCGGCGCGGACGCCCGGCAGGCGCCGGTGCCGCTCCCGCCGCAGGCCCCGGCGGAACCCCCGGCCGCAACCCCGGCCCCGCCCACAGCCGCAGGCCCGGCCGCCGCCACCGCTGCCGCCGGGCCCCGGCCGGAGCCGGCGGGGCGCGGCGCGGCCCGGGCCAGACCCACCCTGGCCGTCGTCCACGCGGCGCACCTGGAGCGGACCGAGGACGGCCTGCCGCAGCGGATCCCCGGCGCGCACATCGCCGCGCCGCTGCAACAGCGCCCCGCGCGCCCGGCGGACTCGTCGACCGGCTACGGCGACGACGAGCGGACCCCGGAGGAGCTCGCCGCTCTCTTCGCCCACTACCCCATCGCCGACCAGCAAGAGGACTCCCCGTGA
- a CDS encoding amino acid permease, producing the protein MSQTTTPPAPPTDDSALLRQLGYRPQLVRRMSSFGNFAISFSVISVLSGCMTLYGFGLNTGGPAVMMWGWLAVGLAVLFVGLSLAEVTSAYPTSGALFYMADKLGGPRWGWYTGWLNLLGLLGAIAGIDYGAAQFTGALLHLQWNFTPTPGSTLWIYVAILALHGALNMFGVRVVSLLNSISVWWHLGGVALIVVVLVVAPSHHQSLGFVFGHYVNNTGWSSPLYVGAIGLLLAQYTFSGYDASAHLSEETTQASVSAAKGIVRSIWVSWLAGFVLLFGLTYAIQNYSGTVGSATGVPPAQIFLDALGATGAKLLLLVVILAQLFCGNAGTAAASRMVFAFSRDGAMPGSALWVRVSSRNGTPTRAVGLAVVAALVLALPSLYSPAAYGAVTAINVIGITPAYAIPILLRLRAGRSFTPGPWNLGRWSTPIGVVAVVWVAVVTVLFCLPQTKPVNATTFNYAPVALAVVLALATVWWWRARRSYATPVHASPEMAELESDVV; encoded by the coding sequence ATGTCGCAGACGACCACGCCACCGGCCCCGCCGACCGACGACAGCGCGCTGTTGCGCCAGTTGGGCTACCGGCCCCAACTGGTGCGCAGGATGAGCTCGTTCGGGAACTTCGCCATCTCCTTCAGCGTCATCTCGGTGCTCTCCGGGTGCATGACGCTGTACGGGTTCGGGCTGAACACCGGCGGCCCCGCGGTGATGATGTGGGGCTGGCTGGCCGTCGGACTGGCCGTGCTGTTCGTCGGCCTCTCGCTGGCCGAGGTCACCTCCGCGTACCCCACCTCCGGCGCGCTGTTCTACATGGCCGACAAACTCGGCGGACCGCGCTGGGGCTGGTACACCGGCTGGCTCAACCTGCTCGGGCTGCTCGGGGCGATCGCCGGGATCGACTACGGCGCGGCCCAGTTCACCGGGGCACTGCTGCACCTCCAGTGGAACTTCACCCCGACCCCCGGCTCCACGCTCTGGATCTACGTGGCCATCCTGGCGCTGCACGGCGCGCTGAACATGTTCGGCGTGCGGGTGGTGTCGCTGCTCAACTCCATCTCGGTGTGGTGGCACCTGGGCGGCGTGGCCCTGATCGTCGTGGTGCTGGTCGTCGCGCCCTCGCACCACCAGTCCCTGGGCTTCGTCTTCGGCCACTACGTGAACAACACCGGCTGGTCCAGCCCGCTGTACGTCGGCGCGATCGGCCTGCTGCTGGCGCAGTACACCTTCAGCGGCTACGACGCCTCCGCGCACCTCTCCGAGGAGACCACCCAGGCGTCGGTGTCGGCCGCCAAGGGCATCGTCCGCTCCATCTGGGTCTCCTGGCTGGCCGGCTTCGTGCTGCTGTTCGGCCTGACGTACGCCATCCAGAACTACTCCGGTACGGTCGGCAGCGCCACCGGCGTGCCCCCGGCGCAGATCTTCCTGGACGCCCTGGGCGCCACCGGCGCCAAACTGCTGCTGCTCGTGGTGATCCTGGCCCAGCTGTTCTGCGGCAACGCCGGGACGGCCGCCGCCTCGCGGATGGTGTTCGCCTTCTCCCGCGACGGCGCCATGCCCGGCTCGGCCCTGTGGGTCCGGGTCTCCAGCCGCAACGGCACCCCGACCCGCGCGGTCGGCCTTGCGGTGGTCGCCGCCCTGGTGCTCGCCCTGCCCTCGCTGTACTCCCCGGCCGCCTACGGCGCGGTGACCGCCATCAACGTCATCGGCATCACCCCCGCCTACGCCATCCCGATCCTGCTGCGGCTGCGCGCCGGGCGCAGCTTCACCCCCGGCCCGTGGAACCTGGGCCGCTGGTCCACTCCGATCGGCGTGGTCGCGGTGGTCTGGGTCGCCGTGGTGACGGTGCTGTTCTGCCTGCCGCAGACCAAGCCGGTCAACGCCACCACCTTCAACTACGCGCCGGTCGCGCTGGCCGTGGTGCTGGCGCTGGCCACCGTGTGGTGGTGGCGGGCCCGGCGCTCCTACGCCACCCCGGTGCACGCCAGCCCGGAGATGGCCGAGCTGGAAAGCGATGTGGTCTGA
- a CDS encoding ATP/GTP-binding protein, whose amino-acid sequence MSLSSAASNTASRPSDPPPPQAKVLIAGGFGVGKTTLVGAVSEIAPLRTEERLTEAGMAVDAITVAGKTTTTVAMDFGRITLPGVATLLLFGTPGQERFWFMWDDLLRGTIGAIVLVDPRDLVSSFPAIDFFEERGTPFVVAVNCFDGAQTYDHEQISKALVLKDPYTEVLMVDARVRESARTVLVALLDQLIARSEENDPLSHRPGTP is encoded by the coding sequence ATGTCACTCTCCTCCGCCGCATCAAACACGGCCTCCAGGCCCTCTGATCCACCGCCCCCGCAGGCCAAGGTCCTCATCGCCGGCGGCTTCGGGGTCGGCAAGACCACCCTGGTCGGCGCGGTCAGCGAGATCGCTCCGCTGCGCACCGAGGAACGCCTGACCGAGGCGGGCATGGCGGTGGACGCCATCACCGTCGCCGGCAAGACGACCACCACCGTGGCCATGGACTTCGGCCGGATCACCCTGCCCGGCGTGGCCACGCTGCTGCTGTTCGGCACCCCGGGCCAGGAGCGCTTCTGGTTCATGTGGGACGACCTGCTGCGGGGCACCATCGGCGCGATCGTCCTGGTCGATCCGCGCGACCTGGTCAGCAGCTTTCCCGCGATCGACTTCTTCGAGGAGCGCGGCACGCCCTTCGTCGTCGCCGTGAACTGCTTCGACGGGGCCCAGACCTACGACCACGAGCAGATCAGCAAGGCCCTGGTGCTGAAGGACCCGTACACCGAGGTGCTGATGGTCGACGCCCGGGTCCGGGAGTCGGCCCGCACCGTGCTGGTGGCGCTGCTGGACCAGCTGATCGCCCGCAGCGAGGAGAACGACCCGCTGTCCCACAGACCCGGCACGCCCTGA
- a CDS encoding phosphatidylinositol-specific phospholipase C domain-containing protein, with translation MSVPIRPARVLAAVAAALACLLPLATAAPASADDTGGLSLAAGTSVGIHNTYADTSQFPFLADALDTGASLIELDTWVDPFTHEWKVSHSSPLGNQNNCVDASTPAQLYTGGANKDLGSCLDDIRVWLAAHPGHPPIMVKLEMKAGFDATDGLGPAQLDALVQAHLGADVFRPADLLGGYPSLDAAARADNWPSRAALAGKVILEAIPGTFEQANPFDHLWTDTEYAQYLSGLQAAGNLGQAQIFPSVLGAASGDPRTRYSDASLRQWFVVFDGDASAYVDGGIDTSWYDTNHYLLVMTDAENVTPALSDTAPSQADAAARVAELAADHASFVSCDWTGLPSVLSEQLPRG, from the coding sequence ATGTCCGTCCCCATCCGCCCCGCCCGCGTCCTGGCCGCTGTCGCCGCGGCCCTCGCCTGCCTGCTGCCCCTCGCCACCGCCGCCCCGGCCTCCGCCGACGACACCGGCGGCCTGTCGCTGGCGGCGGGCACGTCCGTGGGCATCCACAACACCTACGCCGACACCAGCCAGTTCCCCTTCCTCGCCGACGCGCTGGACACCGGCGCCTCGCTGATCGAGCTGGACACCTGGGTGGACCCGTTCACCCACGAGTGGAAGGTCAGCCACTCCAGCCCGCTGGGCAACCAGAACAACTGCGTCGACGCCTCCACCCCGGCCCAGCTCTACACCGGCGGCGCCAACAAGGATCTGGGCAGCTGCCTGGACGACATCCGGGTCTGGCTGGCCGCCCACCCGGGCCACCCGCCGATCATGGTGAAGCTGGAGATGAAGGCCGGCTTCGACGCCACCGACGGCCTCGGTCCGGCGCAGCTGGACGCGCTGGTCCAGGCACACCTGGGCGCGGACGTGTTCCGCCCCGCCGACCTGCTCGGCGGCTACCCCTCGCTGGACGCCGCCGCCCGGGCCGACAACTGGCCCTCGCGCGCCGCGCTGGCCGGAAAGGTGATCCTGGAGGCCATCCCGGGCACCTTCGAGCAGGCCAACCCCTTCGACCACCTGTGGACGGACACGGAGTACGCCCAGTACCTCTCCGGGCTGCAGGCCGCCGGCAACCTCGGCCAGGCGCAGATCTTCCCCTCGGTGCTCGGCGCGGCCTCCGGCGACCCGCGCACCCGCTACAGCGACGCCTCGCTGCGGCAGTGGTTCGTGGTCTTCGACGGGGACGCCAGCGCCTACGTGGACGGCGGCATCGACACCTCCTGGTACGACACCAACCACTACCTGCTGGTCATGACCGACGCCGAGAACGTCACCCCGGCGCTGTCCGACACCGCTCCCAGCCAGGCCGACGCGGCCGCCCGGGTCGCCGAACTGGCCGCCGACCACGCCTCGTTCGTCTCCTGCGACTGGACCGGCCTGCCCTCGGTGCTCAGCGAGCAGCTGCCCCGGGGCTGA